Proteins encoded together in one Methanobacterium sp. window:
- a CDS encoding DUF6364 family protein, which produces MTTKLTLTIDKAIIKRAKTYAKNKNKSVSRIVEEYLNNISSGTTPSDFSSTLEAPITDSLVGMFKDNGRDYKDMLDESRSERFL; this is translated from the coding sequence ATGACAACGAAACTTACTTTAACCATCGATAAAGCAATCATAAAGAGGGCGAAAACCTATGCTAAAAATAAAAATAAGAGTGTTTCTAGAATCGTAGAGGAGTATTTGAATAACATATCTTCTGGAACAACTCCAAGCGATTTTTCAAGTACCCTCGAGGCTCCGATTACTGACAGCCTTGTCGGCATGTTTAAGGATAATGGAAGAGATTACAAAGACATGCTTGATGAAAGTAGATCGGAACGATTCTTATGA